A single region of the Cronobacter condimenti 1330 genome encodes:
- the paoC gene encoding aldehyde oxidoreductase molybdenum-binding subunit PaoC — protein sequence MKFDKPATDNPIDKMNVVGRPRDRIDGPLKTSGQATYAYEWHDEAPNAAYGHVVGSAIAKGRITAMDIQAAQQSPGVLAVVTAQNAGPLGKGDMNAATLLGGPDIEHYHQAIALVVAETFEQARAAAGLITVTYEEAPGKYDLAKEKPSVTTPPEDTPDKVVGDFSQAFNTADVQFDATYTTPDQSHMAMEPHASMAAWDGDKLTLWTSSQMINWWHNDLAKTLNIPPENIRVRSPFIGGGFGSKLFLRSDALLAALGARAAKRPVKVMLPRPFIPNNTTHRPATIQRVRFGARKDGTLTAIAHESWSGNLPGGPTETATNQTELLYAGANRHTGLRLAELDLPEGNSMRAPGEAPGMMVLEIAVDEMAEKLGMDPVAFRIKNDTQVDPAHPERFFSRRQLVACLRRGAAEFGWQQRNPKPAQVREGDWLIGLGMAAGFRNNLVTPSGARVHLDAQGHVTVETDMTDIGTGSYTIIGQTAAEMMGVLLENVTVRLGDSDYPVSSGSGGQWGANSSTAGVYAACVKLREAVANKLGFDPETAEFFDGKVQGGGRVVALSDAAAGGTLTVEDTMEYGALDKEFQQSTFAGHFVEVAVEANTGEVRVRRMLAVCAAGRILNPKTARSQVIGAMTMGLGGALMEELFVDTRRGFFVNHDMALYEVPVHADIPTQDVIFLEDTDPVSSPMKAKGVGELGLCGVSAAIANAIYNATGVRVREYPITLDKLLEGLPELAS from the coding sequence ATGAAATTCGACAAACCGGCAACCGATAACCCCATCGACAAAATGAACGTGGTGGGACGGCCGCGCGATCGTATCGACGGCCCGCTGAAAACCTCCGGCCAGGCGACCTACGCCTACGAATGGCATGATGAAGCGCCGAACGCGGCCTACGGGCACGTGGTAGGTTCCGCCATCGCTAAAGGGCGCATCACCGCGATGGATATTCAGGCGGCGCAACAGTCGCCTGGCGTGCTCGCCGTGGTCACCGCACAAAACGCCGGCCCGCTTGGCAAAGGCGACATGAACGCCGCTACGCTTCTGGGTGGCCCGGACATTGAGCACTATCACCAGGCTATCGCGCTGGTGGTGGCGGAGACTTTCGAGCAGGCGCGGGCCGCCGCCGGGCTGATTACGGTGACGTATGAAGAGGCACCGGGGAAATACGATCTCGCGAAAGAAAAACCGTCTGTGACGACGCCGCCTGAGGATACGCCGGATAAGGTCGTCGGCGATTTTAGCCAGGCGTTTAACACCGCCGACGTGCAGTTTGACGCCACGTATACCACGCCAGACCAGAGCCACATGGCGATGGAGCCGCACGCCTCAATGGCCGCCTGGGACGGCGATAAACTGACGCTCTGGACCTCCAGCCAGATGATTAACTGGTGGCATAACGATCTTGCGAAAACGCTCAACATACCGCCGGAAAACATCCGCGTGCGCTCGCCGTTTATCGGCGGCGGCTTTGGCAGCAAACTGTTTTTGCGAAGCGACGCTCTGCTGGCGGCGCTGGGTGCCCGCGCCGCGAAGCGGCCCGTCAAAGTGATGCTGCCGCGCCCGTTTATTCCTAATAACACCACGCACCGCCCCGCGACCATCCAGCGCGTGCGTTTTGGTGCGCGTAAAGACGGCACCCTTACCGCTATCGCGCATGAAAGCTGGTCCGGCAACCTGCCGGGCGGGCCGACGGAGACCGCGACCAACCAGACTGAGTTGCTGTACGCCGGTGCGAACCGTCATACCGGACTGCGGCTCGCAGAGCTGGATCTGCCCGAGGGCAACTCCATGCGCGCGCCTGGTGAAGCGCCAGGGATGATGGTGCTGGAAATCGCCGTTGATGAGATGGCGGAGAAACTCGGCATGGATCCGGTAGCGTTTCGCATTAAGAACGACACCCAGGTCGACCCGGCGCACCCGGAGCGCTTCTTCTCGCGCCGCCAGCTGGTGGCGTGCCTGCGCAGAGGGGCCGCCGAGTTCGGCTGGCAGCAGCGCAACCCCAAACCGGCGCAGGTGCGCGAGGGCGACTGGCTTATCGGGCTTGGCATGGCGGCAGGGTTTCGTAATAACCTGGTGACGCCGTCCGGCGCGCGCGTGCATCTGGATGCGCAGGGCCATGTCACCGTCGAAACGGACATGACCGACATCGGTACCGGCAGCTATACCATCATCGGGCAGACCGCCGCTGAAATGATGGGCGTGCTGCTGGAGAACGTGACCGTGCGCCTCGGGGATTCCGACTACCCGGTTTCGTCTGGCTCTGGCGGGCAGTGGGGCGCCAACAGCTCAACGGCGGGCGTTTATGCCGCCTGCGTAAAATTGCGTGAAGCCGTCGCAAACAAGCTGGGTTTTGACCCGGAAACCGCAGAATTTTTCGACGGTAAAGTTCAGGGCGGCGGGCGTGTCGTCGCCCTCTCTGATGCGGCCGCCGGTGGCACGCTTACCGTGGAAGACACCATGGAATATGGCGCGCTCGATAAGGAGTTTCAGCAGTCCACCTTCGCCGGGCATTTTGTTGAAGTGGCGGTAGAGGCGAACACCGGCGAAGTGCGCGTGCGCCGTATGCTGGCGGTCTGCGCGGCCGGGCGCATTCTCAACCCGAAAACGGCGCGCAGCCAGGTGATTGGTGCAATGACGATGGGGCTCGGCGGGGCGCTGATGGAAGAGCTGTTTGTCGATACGCGGCGCGGATTCTTCGTCAACCACGACATGGCACTTTATGAAGTGCCAGTCCACGCGGATATCCCGACACAGGACGTGATTTTCCTGGAAGATACCGACCCGGTGTCGTCGCCGATGAAAGCCAAAGGCGTAGGGGAGCTCGGCCTGTGCGGCGTCAGCGCCGCGATTGCGAATGCGATTTATAACGCCACTGGCGTACGGGTGCGGGAATACCCCATCACGCTCGATAAACTGCTTGAAGGGCTGCCTGAGCTTGCCTCGTAA
- a CDS encoding glycosyltransferase family 2 protein encodes MISICMIVKNEAKHLAATLATVAAHFDDIVIVDTGSQDDTKAIARRFTDNVHDFAWVEDFAAARNASLQYARHDWVLVIDADEAIASVDMAALQALVAAHPEGVGRIERINYIDEGESVTTLRERVSRLFPKARYHYHGVIHEQITPREGAPAGERFLVPLTLDHIGYKKAVLQETDKIARNIRLLEHAIRKQPDDPYLWFQLGKSHFLRRDYPAAIAAFRTALGYEPNVALEYVEELVETLGYALINQGDYAAAMAIIDYERWYSSADFMFLKALILMNNGQLQAAVDTFLHCTRQPESSKTGVTSFKAWYNIGVILEISGMTPDAAACYQQCGDYAPAKAGLARLNG; translated from the coding sequence ATGATTTCCATCTGCATGATCGTGAAAAACGAGGCGAAGCATCTTGCCGCGACGCTTGCCACCGTGGCGGCGCACTTTGACGATATCGTCATCGTCGATACTGGCTCGCAGGATGACACCAAAGCCATCGCGCGCCGCTTTACCGACAACGTTCATGATTTTGCCTGGGTGGAGGATTTCGCAGCGGCCCGCAACGCCTCGTTGCAGTACGCGCGCCACGACTGGGTGCTGGTAATTGACGCGGACGAAGCGATCGCGTCCGTGGATATGGCAGCGTTGCAGGCGCTGGTGGCAGCGCATCCGGAAGGCGTCGGGCGGATCGAGCGAATTAACTATATCGACGAAGGCGAAAGCGTCACGACCCTTCGCGAGCGGGTATCGCGCCTCTTCCCGAAGGCGCGTTATCACTACCACGGCGTTATCCATGAGCAAATCACGCCGCGCGAAGGCGCGCCGGCGGGCGAGCGGTTCCTGGTGCCGCTGACGCTCGACCACATCGGTTATAAAAAAGCGGTCTTACAGGAAACCGATAAAATTGCCCGCAATATCCGGCTTCTGGAGCACGCGATCCGCAAGCAGCCGGACGACCCTTATCTCTGGTTTCAGCTTGGCAAAAGTCACTTTCTCAGGCGCGACTACCCGGCCGCGATCGCCGCGTTTCGCACGGCGCTGGGTTATGAACCTAACGTGGCACTGGAGTATGTGGAAGAACTGGTGGAAACGCTGGGCTACGCGCTCATTAACCAGGGCGATTATGCCGCCGCAATGGCGATTATCGACTATGAGCGCTGGTACTCTTCTGCCGATTTTATGTTCCTCAAAGCGCTGATTTTAATGAATAACGGTCAGCTACAGGCAGCGGTAGATACGTTTTTACACTGCACACGACAACCCGAAAGCAGCAAAACGGGCGTCACCAGCTTTAAGGCCTGGTATAACATCGGCGTGATCCTGGAAATCTCCGGCATGACGCCCGATGCCGCGGCCTGTTATCAGCAATGCGGCGATTATGCGCCCGCGAAGGCCGGCCTGGCGCGCCTGAACGGCTGA
- a CDS encoding CPBP family intramembrane glutamic endopeptidase yields MNVPADRFQHTLLCISVGVAWFTLPVVVSLLPGYGSIYRAGFATPLIYFIFWLPFALLCWRTYQKHYGLLPAGKLSVRSLALPGVALLALSMIHGLFGRQEPWSATLNEMSSFSLALTAMCICLLAPVVEEVICRGFLLNAGIGWGKTGQTIAMVATSLFFAIGHAQYQMPTTFVWLFIFSIILCQVRIHTGSLLAPIVLHSVTNIIGMMAALKLS; encoded by the coding sequence ATGAACGTACCCGCCGACCGGTTTCAACATACCCTGCTCTGCATTTCCGTCGGGGTGGCATGGTTTACGCTGCCGGTCGTAGTCTCTCTTTTGCCGGGCTATGGGAGCATTTACCGCGCCGGGTTCGCAACGCCGCTGATCTATTTTATCTTCTGGTTGCCATTCGCGCTGCTCTGCTGGCGCACGTACCAAAAACACTATGGCCTGCTGCCTGCGGGGAAGCTGAGCGTCCGGTCGCTGGCGCTACCCGGCGTGGCGCTGCTGGCGCTCTCGATGATCCACGGCTTGTTCGGCAGGCAGGAACCGTGGAGCGCGACGCTGAACGAGATGTCGTCTTTTAGTCTTGCGCTGACGGCTATGTGTATTTGCCTGCTGGCACCGGTAGTCGAAGAAGTTATCTGCCGTGGCTTTTTGCTTAACGCAGGCATTGGCTGGGGGAAAACGGGGCAGACGATCGCGATGGTCGCCACTTCGCTGTTTTTCGCGATAGGCCATGCGCAATACCAGATGCCCACTACCTTCGTCTGGCTGTTTATCTTTTCGATCATTCTCTGCCAGGTACGTATTCACACCGGCAGTTTACTGGCGCCGATCGTGCTGCACTCGGTTACCAATATTATCGGCATGATGGCCGCGCTGAAACTCTCCTGA
- the paoA gene encoding aldehyde dehydrogenase iron-sulfur subunit PaoA, with amino-acid sequence MSTHGDETNNGHQRDAGGPPPQYVALTLSVNGEARQLEVDTRTTLLDALRENLALTGTKKGCDHGQCGACTVLVDGRRVNACLTLAVMHQNAEITTIEGLGTPENLHPMQAAFVAHDGFQCGYCTPGQICSSVAMLKELEEGIPSHVTHDLVSPPEMTADEIRERMSGNICRCGAYSNILAAIEDVAGRDPS; translated from the coding sequence ATGAGCACCCACGGCGATGAAACGAATAACGGGCATCAACGCGATGCAGGCGGCCCACCGCCGCAATATGTAGCGCTGACGCTGTCAGTTAACGGTGAAGCCCGGCAGCTGGAGGTGGATACCCGCACCACGCTGCTGGACGCGCTACGTGAAAACCTGGCCCTGACCGGCACGAAAAAAGGTTGCGACCACGGGCAGTGCGGAGCCTGCACGGTGCTTGTCGACGGGCGGCGCGTTAACGCCTGCCTGACGCTTGCGGTGATGCATCAGAACGCAGAGATAACCACCATCGAGGGCCTGGGCACGCCGGAGAACCTGCACCCGATGCAGGCCGCGTTTGTGGCGCACGACGGCTTTCAGTGCGGCTACTGTACGCCGGGGCAAATCTGCTCTTCGGTGGCCATGCTCAAAGAGCTCGAAGAAGGCATTCCAAGTCACGTGACGCACGATCTGGTTTCGCCGCCAGAGATGACTGCGGATGAAATCCGCGAGCGGATGAGCGGCAATATCTGCCGTTGCGGGGCCTATTCCAACATCCTTGCCGCGATCGAAGATGTCGCCGGGAGGGATCCCTCATGA
- a CDS encoding FAD binding domain-containing protein produces MKAFTYERAATPADAAASALRTPGAKFIAGGTNLLDLMKLEIETPVHLIDVNGLALDNIVPTDEGGLRIGALVRNTDLAADPHVRRDYAVLSRALLAGASGQLRNRATTAGNLLQRTRCPYFYDTNQPCNKRKPGSGCAAMQGYSRQLAVVGASDACIATHPSDMAVAMRLLDAVVETVSPDGSERRIPVAGFYREPGDTPHLETVLAPGELITAVTLPPPVGGTHIYRKVRDRASYAFALVSVAAIVQPDGTGRVAVGGVAHKPWRLDAADAQVPHGAQAVCDALFASANPTPENAFKLVLAKRTIASVLTQARAG; encoded by the coding sequence ATGAAGGCTTTCACTTACGAGCGCGCTGCGACGCCTGCAGACGCGGCGGCCAGCGCCCTGCGAACGCCAGGGGCGAAATTCATCGCAGGCGGCACCAACCTGCTTGATCTCATGAAACTGGAGATAGAAACGCCGGTGCATCTCATTGATGTGAACGGCCTGGCGCTGGATAACATTGTGCCGACCGACGAGGGCGGCCTGCGGATAGGGGCGCTGGTGCGTAATACCGATCTGGCGGCGGACCCGCATGTGCGGCGCGATTACGCGGTGCTCTCCCGCGCGTTGCTGGCCGGGGCTTCCGGGCAGTTGCGTAACCGGGCGACAACGGCCGGGAATCTGCTTCAGCGCACCCGCTGTCCTTACTTTTACGATACCAATCAGCCCTGCAATAAACGTAAACCGGGCAGCGGCTGCGCGGCCATGCAAGGCTACAGCCGCCAGCTCGCCGTCGTCGGCGCAAGCGATGCCTGCATCGCCACGCACCCGAGCGACATGGCCGTTGCCATGCGTCTGCTGGACGCCGTGGTAGAAACCGTTAGCCCGGACGGCAGCGAGCGGCGCATTCCGGTCGCCGGGTTTTACCGTGAGCCTGGCGACACGCCGCATCTGGAAACCGTGCTGGCACCCGGCGAATTGATTACCGCCGTGACCCTGCCGCCGCCTGTGGGGGGAACGCATATCTACCGCAAAGTGCGCGATCGTGCTTCTTACGCATTTGCGCTGGTGTCCGTGGCGGCGATTGTGCAGCCAGACGGCACCGGTCGCGTTGCGGTCGGCGGCGTGGCGCATAAACCGTGGCGGCTTGACGCAGCCGACGCGCAGGTGCCGCACGGCGCGCAGGCGGTCTGTGACGCGCTCTTCGCCAGCGCGAACCCGACCCCGGAAAATGCATTCAAGCTGGTACTGGCGAAGCGCACCATCGCCTCGGTACTGACGCAAGCGAGGGCAGGCTGA